One region of Centropristis striata isolate RG_2023a ecotype Rhode Island chromosome 3, C.striata_1.0, whole genome shotgun sequence genomic DNA includes:
- the ankrd33ab gene encoding photoreceptor ankyrin repeat protein, with translation MATAAEDPHLGSCPGEDDDLSEGDSDSDSILSDDSVLPDYIPETSGGQTASTLYRACVRNDLTSLRKVLERGVTKEEVNELDINGWNGLMVACCKGFVDIVYGLHSCPYMDINHQDNEGNTALMIASQAGHVNTVMYLLNYYPGIDTEIMDCRGFTALIKAAMTGRTDVMAALVMAGADIHAVDTTKGKCAKDWALKTGRYETLNRLRRLILRPKAEQFCESYVPEWPELKERVAKATAEKSAREKITQRIKNTFVIRFPRDPEDDGVLDHMVRITTSVHSPLIATGCRPLCPTSPPELGKRRMAVPELVKKHPDKKLEESSVCHSNGSVSHIIPAIQSAESISTMCCAEAERRGSMLSLTSTKVAPTFISRNMARRNSVFPSGCIPKIDIIRPTEATPKKEKKKKKKDKRFLEPPIWKYKEAKEEKKREQKRAEKEKEEKEKEKKQKKKESKKAKK, from the exons ATGGCCACTGCAGCGGAGGACCCCCACCTGGGCTCATGCCCCGGTGAGGACGATGATCTGTCAGAGGGAGACTCCGATTCAGACAGCATCCTCTCTGATGACTCGGTGCTTCCAGACTACATACCGGAGACAAGTGGGGGACAGACGGCATCAACACTGTATCGAGCATGCGTCCGTAATGACCTCACCTCTCTGCGGAAAGTTCTGGAAAGAGGGGTAACGAAAGAGGAGGTCAACGAGCTGGATATCAATGGCTGG AATGGCCTGATGGTGGCGTGCTGCAAGGGTTTTGTGGACATTGTATATGGCCTTCACAGCTGTCCCTATATGGACATAAATCACCAAGACAATGAAGGAAACACTGCTCTGATGATTGCATCCCAAGCAG GTCATGTCAACACAGTCATGTATCTCCTAAACTACTACCCTGGCATAGACACTGAAATCATGGATTGTCGAGGTTTCACCGCCCTCATCAAAGCTGCTATGACCGGCCGCACTGACGTCATGGCCGCCCTTGTTATGGCTG GGGCTGACATACATGCAGTAGACACCACAAAAGGAAAATGCGCTAAGGACTGGGCACTGAAGACAGGTCGCTATGAGACCCTTAATCGTCTCCGCCGTCTTATTTTGCGGCCTAAAGCCGAGCAGTTCTGTGAGAGTTACGTCCCTGAGTGGCCTGAGCTCAAGGAAAGGGTTGCCAAGGCCACAGCTGAGAAAAGTGCCAGGGAAAAAATCACCCAGCggatcaaaaacacatttgtcatCAGATTTCCTCGTGACCCCGAGGACGACGGGGTCTTGGACCACATGGTGCGCATTACCACCAGTGTCCACAGTCCCCTAATCGCAACTGGATGCCGTCCACTCTGCCCTACGAGTCCTCCTGAGTTGGGGAAGAGGCGCATGGCTGTGCCAGAGCTGGTGAAGAAACACCCAGATAAGAAATTAGAAGAGAGCTCAGTTTGTCACAGCAACGGCTCAGTATCACACATCATTCCCGCAATCCAGTCTGCAGAGTCCATCTCTACAATGTGCTGTGCAGAGGCCGAGCGGCGAGGCAGCATGCTCTCATTGACTTCCACCAAAGTCGCTCCTACGTTCATTTCCCGCAATATGGCGAGAAGGAACAGCGTGTTCCCCTCTGGCTGCATCCCCAAGATCGATATCATCAGGCCAACAGAGGCAACTCcaaagaaggaaaagaagaagaagaagaaggacaagCGCTTCCTGGAACCACCTATTTGGAAGTACAAGGAGGCcaaggaagagaaaaagagggagcagaagagagcagagaaagaaaaggaagagaaagagaaagagaaaaagcagaaaaagaaagaaagcaagaaagccaaaaaataa